In Periplaneta americana isolate PAMFEO1 chromosome 3, P.americana_PAMFEO1_priV1, whole genome shotgun sequence, the following are encoded in one genomic region:
- the LOC138697091 gene encoding uncharacterized protein, with the protein MMASLFVWISVPLSAIILLIQIQEGHNLSGTRSYSTFPQSLGRVKSNDILQFVDYIIQNGIPKVGVPKLDPLVFEETHLGYVDVPGIIELFWVDFKNVIIRNLGNFDRIPNPVTLNGLLPPWTIKFDFKYPNITANGDNINISIVVGDHIPFYGDGCFVINGSNLGFSGEIKLETNDAEFMFIPAMTLNISFGEMKVHIFNSLGLGDTRIALRVNTLIGDVIPEFIDNIEPYVLPKIISSVLNTINEFFVLYKITVPVLFECINDPGNENCPIF; encoded by the exons ATGATGGCAAGTTTGTTTGTATGGATCAGTGTTCCATTATCTGCAATTATTCTCCTTATACAAATACAAGAAGGACACAACCTCTCTGGCACACGCAGTTACAGCACCTTTCCTCAAAGTTTGG GACGTGTGAAGTCGAATGATATACTACAGTTTGTAGATTACATCATACAAAACGGAATACCGAAAGTGGGTGTACCGAAGTTAGATCCTCTTGTCTTTGAAGAAACACATTTGGGATATGTCGACGTGCCTGGAATTATAGA GTTGTTCtgggttgattttaaaaatgtaatcatACGGAACCTGGGAAATTTTGACAGAATACCTAATCCAGTTACCTTAAATGGCTTACTTCCACCATGGACAATAAAATTTGACTTCAAATATCCCAATATCACCGCCAATggagataatattaatataagtatCGTTGTTGGAGATCACATCCCATTTTATGGTGACGGTTGTTTCGT GATTAATGGAAGTAATCTAGGATTCTCTGGTGaaataaaattagagacaaacGATGCCGAATTCATGTTTATTCCTGCCATGACGTTAAATATTTCTTTTGGAGAGATGAAG GTACACATCTTCAACTCACTTGGTTTAGGTGATACCAGAATCGCCTTGCGTGTCAACACCCTCATCGGAGACGTAATTCCTGAATTTATCGATAATATCGAGCCTTACGTCCTGCCGAAAATTATCAGCAGTGTTCTGAACACAATCAACGAATTTTTTGTGTTGTACAAGATCACCGTGCCCGTCTTGTTTGAATGCATCAATGATCCTGGAAATGAAAATTGTCCCATTTTCTAA